In Candidatus Saccharimonadales bacterium, one DNA window encodes the following:
- the tilS gene encoding tRNA lysidine(34) synthetase TilS, whose amino-acid sequence MKTVIVAVSGGVDSVVLLDVLVKKTNLTLIVAHFDHGIRDDSAEDAEFVRMLAEQHGLKFETRREELGSDVSEEVARKRRYHFLHELADTYKASIATAHHGDDVIETMAINVSRGTGWRGIAILDSAITRPLLDVTKQDIILYAKRNNLKWREDSTNIDEKYLRNKIRGSIRKSMDEDTKRQLWALWKTQCFIKQQISEELKVFIQPDATYDRYTLTYVDNVAAEELLRAFIVDRTKQSPTRPQVKRALLAIKTAKQGTFYELGGGVRLRFTRSTFIVETL is encoded by the coding sequence ATGAAAACAGTAATTGTTGCAGTGAGTGGTGGTGTTGATTCAGTAGTATTACTTGATGTGTTGGTAAAAAAAACGAATCTTACGCTTATTGTGGCCCACTTTGATCATGGCATTCGTGACGATTCAGCTGAGGATGCTGAGTTTGTAAGAATGTTAGCAGAGCAACATGGGCTAAAGTTTGAAACAAGGCGAGAAGAATTAGGCTCAGATGTGAGTGAAGAGGTTGCACGTAAGCGCCGATATCATTTTTTGCATGAACTTGCAGATACGTATAAAGCGTCTATCGCTACCGCCCATCATGGTGATGATGTGATCGAGACTATGGCGATCAATGTGTCTCGGGGTACGGGATGGAGGGGAATTGCCATCTTGGATTCAGCTATCACTCGGCCACTTTTGGATGTTACAAAGCAGGACATTATTCTTTATGCGAAAAGAAATAACCTAAAGTGGCGCGAGGATTCAACGAATATCGATGAAAAGTATCTACGAAATAAAATTCGTGGAAGTATTCGAAAGTCGATGGATGAAGATACGAAAAGGCAACTATGGGCACTATGGAAGACGCAGTGTTTCATTAAACAGCAAATTAGTGAAGAGCTAAAAGTCTTTATTCAGCCAGATGCTACCTATGATCGCTACACCTTAACTTATGTGGATAATGTTGCCGCGGAAGAGTTACTGAGGGCGTTTATTGTAGATAGGACGAAGCAAAGTCCGACGCGGCCACAGGTAAAGAGAGCACTTCTGGCAATAAAAACCGCTAAGCAGGGTACTTTTTATGAACTTGGCGGTGGCGTCCGGCTACGATTTACACGCTCAACTTTTATTGTTGAAACCCTTTAA
- a CDS encoding pentapeptide repeat-containing protein, giving the protein MKVASPMIPTSLSMYSLNDFVSEGSLESAQVIDQEADKLTIAAADLNGVTIEKCRLGGAQLPRLSARDALLSKSDFSGSIMTQASFNRVILSDCRMSGLDFSNAQLHDVVFKGCKLDMVNFRFADLRRVKFVDCQLVEADFLSGVLHDVTFESCQLEATVFEKATCKSVDLRTSELINIVGWPSLKGATIDGAQLSMVAPSLAYALGLTVNNG; this is encoded by the coding sequence ATGAAGGTTGCAAGTCCAATGATTCCTACCAGTTTAAGCATGTATTCTTTGAATGATTTTGTCAGTGAAGGCTCGCTTGAATCGGCTCAGGTTATTGACCAGGAGGCGGATAAGTTAACGATTGCAGCAGCAGATTTAAACGGTGTAACAATAGAGAAGTGTCGACTTGGAGGAGCTCAACTCCCACGGTTAAGCGCAAGGGACGCCCTACTTAGTAAATCAGATTTTTCAGGTAGTATAATGACCCAGGCTAGCTTTAACAGGGTCATATTAAGCGACTGTCGGATGAGTGGTCTTGATTTTAGTAACGCACAGCTACACGATGTTGTATTTAAAGGTTGTAAGCTTGATATGGTGAATTTTCGTTTTGCTGATCTTCGGCGAGTAAAATTTGTCGATTGCCAACTTGTAGAAGCAGATTTCCTCAGTGGCGTGCTACACGACGTGACGTTTGAATCATGTCAACTCGAGGCGACAGTATTTGAAAAGGCTACATGTAAAAGTGTCGATTTACGCACATCAGAGTTGATCAATATTGTTGGCTGGCCATCTCTAAAAGGCGCAACAATCGACGGTGCACAGTTGAGCATGGTGGCACCAAGTCTTGCTTACGCACTGGGGCTTACAGTTAACAACGGATAG